A DNA window from Anastrepha obliqua isolate idAnaObli1 chromosome 5, idAnaObli1_1.0, whole genome shotgun sequence contains the following coding sequences:
- the LOC129248808 gene encoding protein GVQW3-like — MEKKEFRVLIKHCFLMGKNTVEAKQWLDDHYGTSAPGKSTVIDWYAGFKRGRTDTSDAHRSGRPNEAVVPEKIKQVHKLVLADRKLKLDDIADIVKISKGSVFTILHGHLSMRKLCSKWVPRLLTVDQKQQRLDDSESWQNWHRTFGKALD; from the coding sequence atggaaaaaaaagaatttcgtgtgctCATTAAACACTGCtttttgatgggaaaaaataccgtcgAAGCAAAACAGTGGTTGGACGATCATTATGGCACCTCTGCACCAGGCAAATCAACAGTGATCGACTGGTATGCTGGTTTTAAACGCGGTCGTACGGACACCAGCGATGCACACCGCTCTGGTCGCCCAAATGAGGCAGTTGTTCCCGAAAAAATCAAGCAGGTCCATAAATTGGTTTTGGCCGACCGTAAATTGAAGCTGGATGATattgctgacatcgtaaagatatcaaagggaagtgttttcaccattttacaCGGCCATTTGTCGATGCGGAAGCTATGTtcgaagtgggtgccgcgtttgctgaCTGTGGACCAAAAACAGCAACGTCTCGATGATTCCGAGAGCTGGCAAAACTGGCATCGAACGTTTGGAAAGGCGTTGGACTGA